The following nucleotide sequence is from Bacteroidota bacterium.
AAGAAGCCAGCTACATTGGATACCCGGGATATTATGCCGATGGCAGGTTTTCGGAGTATTGGTACCGGGAAGAAGGAGAAATTTTACGCTCCGACCTTACCATTCCTTTCGAGCAGGATCTGGAAGAAAGTGGTTCTGACTGGTGGGAGATCCCTAAAACAAGCATGCAGAATTACGTGTACATGGATTTGTATAAAATAAATGAGGTATTTGTTTTAATGCTTTCAGTGGCTAAACCATTGAAACGAAACAACAGTTTTGTAGGGGTTATCTGCGTCGATTTTATAAGCGATTTTATGCAAACCGAAGCCCTGAAGGCGCAGGCTAAACTCTTTGAAGGAAATAGCCGTGTAATCATCTATTCGCAAGATGGTTCCGTTGCAGCCGACACCCGTAATCCTGAAAACATTGGAAAGAAAATTAAGGATTTGGAACCTGAGGAGGCAGACAATTTTATGCAAATGATTGAGAGCGGAGCTGAAACTAACTTTAATTTCCGTGACGATTATTGCAGCGTGGTACCCATGCAGTTCGAGGGTACCAGTACCTTCTGGCAGGTGAGGGCAGAGGTACCACTGAAGGTAATTAATGCCAGCACAAAAGCGCAGTTGATAAGGCAATTGGTAATTGGTATAGTGATGCTGGTGCTTATTGTTATTTTGCTTTTTGTGCTAATCGGGCAATCCCTAAACCCACTCAGAAACCTTTCGAAAGTAGCTGAGCAAATAGCTGCCGGCAACCTTGTGCACCAAATCAATATTAAAAGACAGGATGAGATTGGGCAATTGGCTTCTTCTTTTTCCTTGATGATTGAAAAATTAAAATCGGTAATTGGCCAGGTGAGACATAGTTCGTACGAGCTTTCTATAGCAGGTAAGCAACTAACCGATACTTCGCAGCACCTTTCGCAGGGTGCCAGCGAGCAGGCATCGTCGGTAGAAGAGGTTTCTTCGACTATGGAAGAGATTGCTTCGAATATTCAACAAAATACAGAGAATTCGCAGCAAACCGAAAAAATATCCACAGAAGCCAACCAGGGAATCAAGCAGGTTGCGGAGCGCACCGTGCTGGCTGTAGATGCCAACAAGGATATTGCCAATAAAATATCAATAATTACCGACATTGCTTTTCAAACCAATATTTTAGCGCTGAATGCTGCCGTTGAGGCTGCCCGGGCAGGTGAACATGGAAAAGGTTTTGCCGTGGTAGCGGCGGAGGTCCGCAAACTGGCTGAAAGAAGCAAACTGGCTGCCGATGAAATTGTTACTCTGGCCCAAAAAGGACTCGACTTATCGCAGGGTGCCGGAAAGGTTATGGAGGAGGTATTGCCTAAAATACAAAACACCACCAAACTGGTGCAGGAAATTACAGCTGCCAGCCTCGAGCAAAATAACGGGGCCAGTCAGGTGAACAATGCCATTCAACAGTTGAATACCGTAACCCAGCAGAATGCTGCATCGAGCGAAGAACTGGCTACCAATGCCGAAGAACTATCGGGCCAGGCCGACAACCTGAACCAGATTATCTCATTCTTTCAAACCGGCGATGAAGACAGCTTCAAGCAGGATAAAAGAGCTGGTTCAAAAAAAGTAGCTGCTCCCCAAATTAAAGCGAGTGCAACAAACTGGAAGGGTACAAACATTCAATTGCATTCGTCGGGCAAGGATAATGATTTTGAGAGTTTTTAGGCCTTTATCCAAATATAGGTTGTTTGATTGATTGACACCTAAAAAGCAAAACCCGGCTTAAGAGTCGGGTTTTACTTTTTAAGGCAGATGATAAATGCGGGGAGAAAAGGTAAGGGTAAAAATACCTGGTACCTGGGCATGGTATGATCACTTAGAGAGGTTTGATAGACTCCCCACTTTGCATGATGGGCTTCCTTTTTTTGTCGGGCTTACTCCCTACTTTGAGAATTGTGTCCCTTCTCTGTCGGGTTGGCTCCTATCTCTGTCAAGCAGGATTCTATGTCTGACAGAATGTGTCTCATCTATGTAGGACTTATTTCCTTCTCTGAGAATTAAGTCCCCACTTTATCAGGTCGGCTATCATCTTTGTCAAGCGGGCTTCTATGTCTGTCAGATTGCTTCCCATGTTTGTTGGGATTACTACCTGCTCCGAGAATTAAGTTCCAACCCTGTGGAACAGGGTTTAAGCCATTGCTGGCATTTTACCGGATATCTTCGATGCTGTTCCCAGATTGGAAAGTGCTTTAGCAAAGGTGAATTGTTCTTTCTTTAAAGGTTCGTACTGATAATAATTCGATGCTATTTTGCAGATACCGATTATCAAATCATAAATTGCGTTGAAAACCTCGGTTACCTCCTGGGTGATTTCTTTGGTAGAACCTTTAAAAGCCTCCTGGGTAACATTGGCTTGCCGGAATGTATCGGCATAGCCGATGATGTTGTCGATGAGAGTGGGGTTTAAACCTTTGGCAGTAATTTCCTGGTGTAAGGTTTCGTTCATGTTGGTTTTGAACTGATAAAGCAACTGTACCAATGATTCCTGGTTGCCTTTTTGTGCACCACGAAGATGTTTTGCAAAGCCAAGGTTTTTCAAAATCTCATCGCGTTTTGTTGTTTCCTTTTTAAAGTCTTCGTCGATTTGTGTTTTGAAATAGGATACATCTCGTTTGGCAGGAAGCTGAATGGTAGCAAGGGTAGCTGATGCATTTCGCAGGTCTTTTTTTGCATCTACACCCAAATGGGTTTCGATAGCCTGGTCGATGCGGGCAATGAGGCTGTTTGCATACTGCTCTGACCAATCGGTGCGAGTTGTTGAAAGTTCTGAAATGTTAGTTTTGAAACTTTCGGCGATGGTTTTAGATGCCATAAGCATGTCGACATCTTTACAATTGTAATTGCGGTTTTTTGCCATGATAATTAAGAATTTTGATTAAGGAATAGAGGTGTAACGTTGTGTTACAGAGGGGAAAATACAAAAATATTTTAAAATGGAAAATAAAATTTGCTGTATTTATTTATGAATGACTGATTTATAACATCACACTCATTTTGCATGCTTAAAATTAACATCCTCACACCCCTTTTCTTCTTTCATTATTAAAGGCCAATAAGGGTTATGCCATATCGTTTTCCAAATGGCGTGGTTTGGTTTTCAATATCAATAGTGTCTTCTAACACGATTTTGGCTATATCCATCATTTGTGGTTCGCTTGTGTGTTATAAAATTTATCCTCCTGCCATTTGGTTGGGTTATTCAATATATAATCTGATATGGTTTCAAAAGATTGTTCGTTACGGATAATGTGGTCGTGAAAACGCGATTGCCATTGAAAATATTCGTAATTGTTTTTGTTACACCACCGTTTTAACGAAGATTTGAATTGGTTTATGATGGTTGAAACAGAACCGGAAATGGGTTTGGCAAAATGTCGTTCGTGTGGTTGTGATTGTTGGGACATGCCATGATGTAGGGATTTGCCATGATGCAGGGATTTGCCATGATGTAGGGATTTGCCATGATGTAGGGATTTGCCATGGCAAATCCCTACAATTTCAATGATACCATGCAAATGATTGGGCATTACAATATGTTCATGTAATTTAACCTGTGGGTAATGGTGTGGGATTTCCATCCAATATTTATTTGTAATGGTACCCAATGGATTTAATTCCATTTTTCCATTTTCAATATTGCCAAATAAACATTTCCTGTCTTTCACACAGATGGTAATAAAATACACCCCTTCTTGTGAATAATCATATCCTTTCAAACGTATTGATTGTCGTTTGTGGATTTCAGGATTATAATTCATATCCAATTATTTTTAGATACTTTTAATTTCATCATCCAACAATTCAGCCTTTTGATATTTCAATCTTGTCAATTATGCACGTATCTGTCTGCTGTGCGGTTTTTTTACACTTGCCAAAACCTTGCATATAGTAATTAGCATTTTGCTCATTTATTCGGCTTATTATAATGTCTGACTATGTTATATTTTGTCATGTTGCAAAGATCGCCACCATCTTAATAATTATAAATATCACCCCACTGTTTCCTGAACTTTTCTGTGAGTTCATTCTCACGGGCATTTGCCTGGGGTTTATAAAAAATGGTGCCTTTTACTTCGTCGGGCAAGTAGTTTTCTTTCACAAAATTTCCTTCGTATTCGTGGGCATATTGGTATT
It contains:
- a CDS encoding methyl-accepting chemotaxis protein, which translates into the protein MKTSSISTRLSVILGLVILLAISVLTLVNTINASRLARKNAQNEMNAILQSTSQAIESQINITLSELDMHWKDLLVLSEKPSFVRTDLQDVYRNMMQEDPNMIGYTVSVEPGKFDGKEASYIGYPGYYADGRFSEYWYREEGEILRSDLTIPFEQDLEESGSDWWEIPKTSMQNYVYMDLYKINEVFVLMLSVAKPLKRNNSFVGVICVDFISDFMQTEALKAQAKLFEGNSRVIIYSQDGSVAADTRNPENIGKKIKDLEPEEADNFMQMIESGAETNFNFRDDYCSVVPMQFEGTSTFWQVRAEVPLKVINASTKAQLIRQLVIGIVMLVLIVILLFVLIGQSLNPLRNLSKVAEQIAAGNLVHQINIKRQDEIGQLASSFSLMIEKLKSVIGQVRHSSYELSIAGKQLTDTSQHLSQGASEQASSVEEVSSTMEEIASNIQQNTENSQQTEKISTEANQGIKQVAERTVLAVDANKDIANKISIITDIAFQTNILALNAAVEAARAGEHGKGFAVVAAEVRKLAERSKLAADEIVTLAQKGLDLSQGAGKVMEEVLPKIQNTTKLVQEITAASLEQNNGASQVNNAIQQLNTVTQQNAASSEELATNAEELSGQADNLNQIISFFQTGDEDSFKQDKRAGSKKVAAPQIKASATNWKGTNIQLHSSGKDNDFESF
- a CDS encoding transposase, producing MNYNPEIHKRQSIRLKGYDYSQEGVYFITICVKDRKCLFGNIENGKMELNPLGTITNKYWMEIPHHYPQVKLHEHIVMPNHLHGIIEIVGICHGKSLHHGKSLHHGKSLHHGKSLHHGMSQQSQPHERHFAKPISGSVSTIINQFKSSLKRWCNKNNYEYFQWQSRFHDHIIRNEQSFETISDYILNNPTKWQEDKFYNTQANHK